The Magnetospirillum sp. genome includes a region encoding these proteins:
- a CDS encoding ring-opening amidohydrolase, whose product MTAQFRKADLLALALPRLDDLSALEAALTAAQPAARDVVAILAKTQGDGGPKDRSRKTFVAAATRILARHLGVAGSAVAARVAFVVSGGIEASAAPHMIVLSRRTVAGKTANSPALAIAHHVSQPIAATMLGDARLISAAAASVRAALREAKLRARDTHLVLIKGPAGEGAEGISRARAATALGASVALGEFSLAAATRAWRRRDMGRWSARVAVSSAAEFPSFEVVALGHSAAWVGDLRIAHRAMADWVDLPSVVAALGDLGLRARPQLSRVHAKRLVATIAKGGPPADEILRGVPLGLAADPSQPAFRRVRGALAGTIVAATGVPFAFVSGGAEHQGPPGGGLVAFVARTKRGRTTQLRRNRV is encoded by the coding sequence ATGACAGCCCAATTCCGCAAAGCCGATCTGCTGGCACTCGCCTTGCCGCGGCTCGACGATTTGAGTGCCCTTGAAGCAGCGTTGACTGCAGCACAGCCGGCAGCGCGCGACGTCGTCGCCATTCTCGCCAAGACTCAGGGCGATGGCGGTCCCAAAGATCGGTCGCGCAAGACGTTCGTTGCAGCCGCGACGCGCATTCTGGCGCGCCATCTGGGCGTTGCGGGCAGTGCGGTTGCGGCCCGCGTGGCGTTTGTCGTTTCGGGCGGCATCGAGGCGTCGGCAGCACCGCATATGATTGTGTTGTCGCGCCGCACGGTCGCCGGCAAGACGGCGAACAGCCCTGCTTTGGCGATTGCACATCACGTGTCGCAGCCGATCGCCGCAACGATGCTGGGCGATGCGCGGCTCATTTCGGCTGCGGCCGCCAGCGTGCGTGCTGCTTTGCGCGAGGCGAAGCTTCGCGCGCGCGACACGCATCTTGTGCTGATCAAAGGGCCTGCCGGCGAAGGGGCCGAGGGCATATCGCGCGCACGGGCGGCAACGGCCCTTGGCGCATCCGTGGCGCTTGGCGAGTTTAGCCTTGCGGCTGCAACACGCGCGTGGCGCCGCCGCGATATGGGCCGTTGGAGTGCGCGCGTCGCCGTGTCGTCGGCCGCGGAATTCCCGAGCTTCGAGGTCGTCGCACTCGGCCACAGCGCGGCCTGGGTCGGCGATCTGCGCATCGCCCATCGTGCGATGGCCGATTGGGTCGATCTGCCTTCCGTAGTCGCGGCGTTGGGCGATCTTGGTTTGCGCGCCCGCCCGCAATTATCGCGCGTGCACGCCAAGCGCCTTGTTGCGACGATCGCCAAAGGCGGGCCGCCGGCGGACGAAATCCTGCGCGGCGTGCCCCTCGGGCTTGCAGCCGACCCCTCGCAGCCCGCCTTCCGGCGTGTGCGCGGGGCGTTGGCCGGTACGATCGTGGCGGCGACGGGCGTGCCCTTCGCCTTCGTCTCGGGCGGGGCCGAGCATCAGGGGCCGCCGGGCGGCGGGTTGGTCGCGTTCGTGGCGCGCACGAAGCGCGGGCGCACGACGCAACTTCGCCGCAATCGCGTGTAA
- the ugpC gene encoding sn-glycerol-3-phosphate ABC transporter ATP-binding protein UgpC gives MAGVSVRNVRKAYQNTAVIHGVDVEIADGEFVVLVGPSGCGKSTLLRMIAGLEEISGGEIAIGARVVNDLPPKERDVAMVFQNYALYPHMTVYDNMAFSLLLKKADKAEIDKRVQRAADILNLKPYLQRFPKQLSGGQRQRVAMGRAIVRDPQVFLFDEPLSNLDAKLRVAMRAEIKALHQRLKTTTVYVTHDQIEAMTMADRIVVMHDGIVEQIGTPLELYDNPANIFVAGFIGSPAMNFVDGKVRRSGADAAVELPGGIALPATTNAAAGAAVRVGIRPEHLDLDATGAGLPATVKVIEPTGAETLVLVDIVGTEATAVFTERHAFTPGAAISLAPKAGLLHVFDAASGKRV, from the coding sequence ATGGCCGGCGTATCGGTGCGCAATGTGCGCAAAGCCTATCAAAACACAGCCGTGATCCACGGCGTTGACGTCGAAATCGCGGACGGCGAGTTCGTGGTGCTTGTCGGTCCTTCGGGCTGCGGCAAGTCGACCTTGCTGCGCATGATCGCAGGGCTCGAGGAAATCTCGGGCGGAGAGATCGCGATCGGTGCCCGCGTGGTCAACGACCTGCCGCCCAAAGAGCGCGACGTGGCGATGGTGTTCCAGAACTACGCGCTCTATCCGCACATGACCGTCTACGACAACATGGCCTTCTCGCTGCTGCTCAAGAAGGCCGACAAGGCCGAGATTGACAAGCGCGTGCAGCGTGCCGCCGACATCCTCAATCTCAAGCCCTATCTGCAGCGTTTCCCCAAGCAGCTATCCGGCGGCCAGCGCCAGCGCGTGGCGATGGGCCGCGCCATCGTGCGCGACCCGCAGGTGTTCCTGTTCGACGAACCCTTGTCGAACCTTGACGCCAAATTGCGCGTGGCGATGCGCGCCGAGATCAAAGCGCTGCACCAGCGCCTCAAGACCACGACCGTCTACGTCACGCACGACCAGATCGAAGCGATGACGATGGCCGACCGCATCGTCGTGATGCATGACGGCATCGTCGAGCAGATCGGCACACCGCTCGAACTCTACGATAATCCGGCCAATATCTTCGTGGCCGGCTTCATCGGGTCGCCCGCGATGAATTTCGTCGACGGCAAAGTGCGCCGCTCCGGGGCCGATGCCGCCGTCGAACTGCCCGGCGGCATTGCCCTTCCGGCGACGACGAACGCCGCCGCAGGTGCGGCCGTGCGCGTCGGCATTCGGCCCGAGCATCTCGATCTTGACGCCACGGGTGCTGGCTTGCCTGCGACCGTCAAGGTCATCGAGCCGACCGGGGCCGAAACGCTGGTGCTGGTCGATATCGTCGGCACGGAGGCAACGGCCGTGTTCACAGAGCGCCACGCTTTCACGCCGGGTGCGGCGATCTCGCTCGCCCCCAAAGCGGGCCTTTTGCACGTGTTCGACGCGGCCAGCGGCAAGCGCGTCTAG
- a CDS encoding ABC transporter substrate-binding protein has protein sequence MPVSKTILTAATPLAKPLSRRHVLLAAAAASVALASPAVHAQTRTPIRITLNAPRDGSNAAFFYAAAKGYFAEAGVEATLDPSRGAGDSIQRVASDTYDFGFSDFTVLVQFAARNPDVTPMAVAALYTRSPISIISLAKSGISAPKDLEGKKLGAPATDAGFLLLPAFVQSTGIDRSKIQIETIDLTLREAALAQGRVDAVTGFDSTTLFNLARVGIRKEDVRFLYFSDYKLDFYSNGLIVSRKFLREREPLIAGVVAAFVKAWRETVANPAATVAALAASDALVDVPLEVERLTWLLSHQVVNEESKRLGIGTLDPARFARGIDQVAGAMELPRKPTVAELWTDKYLPAPAARQI, from the coding sequence ATGCCTGTCTCGAAAACGATTCTAACGGCCGCCACCCCCCTCGCCAAGCCCTTGTCGCGGCGGCATGTTCTGCTGGCGGCGGCGGCTGCCAGTGTGGCGCTGGCAAGCCCCGCCGTGCATGCGCAAACCCGCACGCCGATCCGGATTACGCTGAATGCGCCGCGCGATGGCTCCAACGCTGCCTTCTTTTACGCCGCCGCCAAAGGCTACTTCGCCGAAGCGGGCGTGGAAGCGACCCTCGATCCGTCACGCGGGGCCGGCGATTCGATCCAGCGCGTGGCCAGCGACACCTACGATTTCGGCTTCAGCGACTTCACGGTGCTGGTTCAGTTCGCCGCGCGCAATCCGGACGTGACGCCGATGGCAGTTGCCGCCCTCTATACGCGCTCGCCGATCTCGATCATCAGCCTTGCCAAGTCCGGCATCTCGGCGCCGAAGGATCTCGAAGGCAAAAAGCTCGGGGCACCGGCGACCGATGCGGGCTTCCTGCTGTTGCCCGCCTTCGTGCAATCGACTGGCATCGACCGCTCGAAGATCCAGATCGAGACGATCGACCTCACCTTGCGCGAAGCGGCCTTGGCGCAAGGGCGCGTCGATGCGGTGACGGGGTTCGATTCGACGACGTTGTTCAACTTGGCGCGCGTCGGCATTCGCAAGGAAGACGTACGCTTCCTCTATTTCTCGGACTACAAGCTCGATTTCTATTCGAACGGCCTCATCGTTTCGCGCAAGTTCCTGCGCGAGCGCGAGCCGTTGATTGCGGGCGTGGTCGCCGCCTTCGTCAAAGCCTGGCGCGAGACGGTCGCCAACCCGGCCGCAACCGTGGCGGCTCTTGCAGCATCCGATGCGCTCGTCGATGTGCCGCTCGAGGTCGAACGCCTCACTTGGCTGCTGTCGCACCAGGTCGTCAACGAAGAGAGCAAGCGCCTCGGCATCGGCACGCTCGATCCCGCACGCTTCGCCCGCGGTATCGACCAGGTTGCGGGTGCGATGGAACTGCCGCGCAAACCCACGGTCGCCGAGTTGTGGACCGACAAATACTTGCCGGCTCCTGCCGCCCGCCAGATCTAG
- a CDS encoding pirin family protein: MTASERNVEKIVRGQATSDGAGVKLTRVIGTHRLPDLDPFLMLDEFGSDDPQAYLAGFPDHPHRGFETVTYMLAGRMRHGDNKGNVGLLEPGSVQWMTAGRGIVHSEMPEQEEGLMRGFQLWVNLPARDKMCAPRYQDIPPAAIPVFEPGDGNRVKIIAGRYAGIEGPVSAVATEPLYLDVHLVAQTALAVPVAADHAGFVYVYEGGAVAGDKPLAKGELGVLGAGDRLTLRTGDEPARLLVVAGKKLDEPVAKYGPFVMNTQAELHQAVADYRAGRF, encoded by the coding sequence ATGACAGCCTCCGAAAGAAACGTCGAAAAAATCGTGCGCGGCCAGGCCACCAGCGACGGGGCCGGCGTCAAACTCACGCGCGTAATCGGCACGCACCGGCTACCCGATCTCGACCCGTTTTTGATGCTCGACGAATTCGGCTCGGACGATCCGCAAGCCTATCTCGCGGGCTTTCCCGACCATCCGCATCGCGGCTTCGAAACCGTGACCTACATGCTCGCGGGCCGCATGCGCCACGGCGACAACAAGGGCAATGTCGGCCTGCTCGAGCCGGGCTCGGTGCAGTGGATGACCGCCGGACGCGGCATCGTGCATTCCGAAATGCCCGAACAGGAAGAAGGGCTGATGCGCGGCTTCCAGCTGTGGGTCAATCTGCCCGCGCGCGACAAAATGTGCGCGCCGCGCTACCAGGACATCCCGCCCGCCGCGATCCCGGTTTTCGAGCCCGGCGACGGCAACCGGGTCAAAATCATCGCGGGCCGCTATGCGGGCATTGAAGGCCCGGTTTCGGCGGTCGCGACTGAGCCGCTTTATCTCGACGTGCATCTTGTCGCGCAGACCGCGCTCGCCGTGCCGGTGGCGGCCGACCATGCAGGCTTTGTCTATGTCTACGAGGGGGGCGCGGTCGCAGGCGACAAGCCGCTCGCCAAGGGCGAGCTCGGCGTGTTGGGCGCAGGCGACCGGCTCACGCTGCGCACCGGCGACGAGCCCGCACGGTTGCTGGTCGTCGCCGGCAAAAAACTCGACGAGCCCGTCGCCAAATACGGCCCCTTCGTGATGAACACGCAGGCCGAATTGCACCAGGCCGTCGCCGACTATCGCGCGGGGCGTTTCTAG
- the flhB gene encoding flagellar biosynthesis protein FlhB, which produces MAEEAEDDASKTEEPTAKRLEDAREKGQVVASREINHWMIFSGATLAAVFLGTSMWQNLSKSLRPFLDRPHEFSFEGAGLQRVIASALFDPLLAILPLLAILMVAALAAQLLQNGLLFSAEPLIPKFSKISPFAGFKRLFSSHSIVEFLKGLAKITIVSIVCWYALEGEIANVSRFIDMEPLELMRVIGSLSLVVMVAVIAVMTLIAGGDYFYQRFQHYKRLRMSKQEIKDEYKQSEGDPVVKGRIKQLRMERARRRMMSAIPKATVVVTNPTHFAVALQYDDSTPAPICIAKGSDLIALKIRELAAKHQVPVVENKPLARALYATVEIDAEIPQEHYKAVAEVISYVLNLKKRLAPKSAPANAPR; this is translated from the coding sequence ATGGCCGAAGAAGCCGAAGACGATGCGTCAAAAACAGAAGAGCCAACAGCCAAAAGGCTGGAAGACGCGCGCGAAAAAGGCCAGGTCGTCGCCAGCCGCGAGATCAATCACTGGATGATCTTTTCGGGTGCGACATTGGCGGCCGTCTTTCTCGGCACGTCGATGTGGCAGAACCTGTCCAAAAGCCTGCGCCCCTTCCTCGACCGGCCGCACGAATTTTCATTCGAAGGGGCGGGCCTGCAGCGCGTGATCGCAAGCGCCTTGTTCGATCCGCTGCTGGCGATCCTGCCGCTGCTGGCGATCCTGATGGTGGCTGCCCTTGCAGCCCAGCTCCTGCAGAACGGGCTGCTGTTTTCGGCCGAACCGCTCATTCCAAAATTCAGCAAGATTTCGCCGTTCGCCGGATTCAAGCGCCTCTTCTCGAGCCATTCGATCGTCGAGTTCCTCAAAGGCCTCGCCAAAATCACGATCGTCAGCATCGTGTGCTGGTACGCGCTCGAAGGCGAGATTGCCAACGTCTCGCGCTTCATCGACATGGAGCCGCTCGAACTCATGCGCGTGATCGGCAGCCTGTCGCTGGTCGTAATGGTCGCCGTGATCGCCGTCATGACGTTGATCGCGGGCGGCGACTATTTCTACCAACGCTTCCAGCACTACAAGCGCCTGCGCATGTCCAAGCAGGAGATCAAGGACGAGTACAAACAGTCCGAAGGCGACCCCGTCGTCAAAGGCCGCATCAAGCAGCTGCGTATGGAACGCGCGCGCCGGCGCATGATGAGTGCGATCCCCAAGGCCACGGTCGTGGTCACCAACCCGACCCACTTCGCGGTCGCTCTGCAGTACGACGACAGCACGCCAGCACCGATCTGCATCGCCAAGGGCAGCGACCTTATCGCCCTCAAGATCCGCGAACTTGCAGCCAAACACCAGGTGCCGGTCGTCGAAAACAAGCCGCTGGCGCGGGCCCTCTACGCCACGGTCGAGATCGACGCCGAAATTCCGCAGGAGCACTACAAGGCGGTGGCCGAAGTGATCAGCTACGTGCTGAATCTGAAAAAGCGCTTGGCGCCGAAATCGGCACCGGCAAACGCACCGCGCTGA
- the fliR gene encoding flagellar biosynthetic protein FliR — protein MEALAQSLAAALPAEIFAYFLVFVRVGAALQSMPGLGEISIPQRIRLAVGLLLTVVVAPVVGPTLPPLPESAILMAGLVLGETLIGIFIGLAGRFAMSALIVAGSIISQQIALSSATLFDPSFGQQGAAVSAWLVAVALTIVFVTDLHHLMLRAVADSYALFPAGQLAPLGSYAEALVRWTAHSFLIGVQMSAPFLVFGLVINLALGLIARLQPAIQVFFIAQPALIAVGLLAMGLTIVATMQAFERGLLDKLEPLLLVP, from the coding sequence GCGCGTCGGCGCGGCCTTGCAATCGATGCCGGGCCTCGGTGAAATCTCGATCCCGCAGCGCATTCGCTTGGCCGTCGGCCTGCTGTTGACGGTCGTCGTGGCGCCCGTCGTCGGCCCCACCTTGCCGCCTTTGCCCGAATCCGCGATCTTGATGGCCGGTCTTGTCCTCGGCGAAACGCTGATCGGCATCTTCATCGGTCTCGCCGGGCGATTCGCGATGTCAGCGCTCATCGTCGCAGGCTCGATCATCTCGCAGCAGATCGCCCTCTCCTCGGCAACGTTGTTCGACCCGAGCTTCGGCCAGCAGGGTGCGGCCGTCTCGGCTTGGCTCGTGGCCGTCGCACTTACGATCGTGTTCGTGACCGACCTCCACCATCTGATGCTGCGCGCAGTGGCGGACTCCTACGCGCTGTTTCCGGCCGGCCAATTGGCCCCGCTCGGCAGCTATGCCGAGGCTTTGGTGCGCTGGACCGCGCACAGCTTCCTCATCGGCGTGCAGATGTCGGCGCCGTTCCTGGTGTTCGGCCTCGTGATCAACCTCGCCCTCGGACTCATCGCGCGCCTGCAACCCGCCATCCAGGTGTTTTTCATCGCCCAGCCTGCCTTGATCGCGGTCGGCTTGCTCGCGATGGGCTTGACGATCGTGGCCACGATGCAGGCCTTCGAGCGCGGGCTGCTCGACAAACTCGAACCGCTGCTGCTGGTCCCGTAG
- a CDS encoding histidine phosphatase family protein: MPKTVHLIRHGQSEFNAAFDSIARVDPMIFDPHLTELGRTQAQALADPVRWARVELVVVSPLTRAIQTARHAFAGHAARWHVEALHREKCEHSGDIGRPTAALKADFPDLAFDHLDDPWWHHDPVRPTAIVQEPEPLLQGRVAAFRQWLAARPENEIAVVGHGTFLNRLTGVAFKNCEVATRAF; the protein is encoded by the coding sequence ATGCCCAAAACAGTCCATCTCATCCGCCACGGCCAATCCGAATTCAACGCCGCCTTCGATTCGATCGCGCGCGTCGATCCGATGATTTTCGATCCGCATCTGACCGAGCTTGGCCGCACGCAAGCCCAAGCGCTTGCCGATCCGGTGCGCTGGGCGCGTGTGGAACTCGTCGTCGTCTCGCCGCTCACGCGCGCGATCCAGACGGCGCGGCACGCGTTTGCGGGCCATGCGGCACGCTGGCACGTGGAAGCCTTGCACCGCGAGAAATGCGAGCATTCGGGCGATATCGGTCGGCCGACGGCCGCCTTGAAGGCCGACTTCCCCGACCTTGCCTTCGACCATCTCGACGATCCGTGGTGGCACCACGATCCCGTGCGCCCGACCGCGATCGTGCAAGAGCCCGAGCCGCTGCTGCAGGGCCGCGTTGCCGCGTTCCGCCAATGGCTTGCGGCCCGCCCCGAAAACGAAATCGCGGTCGTGGGCCACGGCACGTTCCTAAACCGGCTCACGGGCGTCGCGTTCAAAAACTGCGAGGTTGCGACGCGCGCATTCTAG
- a CDS encoding HU family DNA-binding protein has protein sequence MAEKQEVVTLKAIAYELAEKHEMPKKQAVEVLDAFVAALTKSLKKGAKIRIPGLGIFQVRKRPARMGRNPATGEAIKIKASKKIAFRAAKDLKEAV, from the coding sequence ATGGCCGAGAAACAAGAAGTTGTGACGCTGAAGGCGATTGCTTATGAGCTCGCCGAGAAGCACGAGATGCCCAAGAAGCAGGCTGTGGAAGTCCTCGACGCGTTCGTCGCGGCGTTGACCAAGAGCCTGAAGAAGGGCGCCAAGATCCGCATTCCGGGCCTCGGCATCTTCCAGGTGCGCAAGCGCCCCGCGCGCATGGGCCGCAACCCGGCCACGGGCGAAGCGATCAAGATCAAGGCGTCGAAGAAGATCGCCTTCCGCGCCGCCAAGGACCTCAAGGAAGCCGTCTAA
- a CDS encoding PBP1A family penicillin-binding protein: MSIRKQQGRERREPRLAGSAPKASSGDGLHADPDARAQTSPRSAKPGRAKPARARKGPSLLRRVLAVALKWGFVAGLWTGAAGACVLAFFWFTLPPFERINVFERRPSLVFVDPAGETIATYGDLFGGLVKLEEMPPWLPMAVLATEDRRFYSHFGIDPQGLARAALANFRAGRVVQGGSTITQQLAKNVFLTNERSAARKIQEMLLAFAIERRFSKEEILTVYLNRVYLGAGTYGVEAAAQRYFGKSARTVNAHEAAVIAGLLKAPSRLAPTANVARARNRAAEVLDNMVEAGFLTPAQRLAAGELPLGTIAVANATALRSGRYFSDWLADKVQGFVGTQTRDLVVVTTLDSRLQRAAETALEDILAREGPKVEVSQGAFVLMRPDGAVLAMVGGRSYAQSAFNRAVDARRQPGSAFKAFVYLAAAEQGLRADARIADTPVQIGTWRPRNFDNRVSGEISVREAFARSVNTSAVRIAQQAGIDNVVRTARSLGIASPIQRNLSTALGSSEVNLLELTGAYAAFANGGNGVLPHAIAEIRDTSGNVLYRRQGSGPGPVMSRAALATMNDLMQAVVASGTGRAAAFDHPAAGKTGTTNDYRDAWFVGFTADFVGGAWFGNDDGEEMERTTGGSLPARLWKAVMVEAHRGLPARAVPGSVLPDEAPLLVNAAPSTPAQSAPAAGEQPGWFARLLNSFSSSVPTYDTAPNPASN; the protein is encoded by the coding sequence ATGTCGATTCGCAAACAGCAAGGTCGCGAGCGGCGCGAGCCGCGCCTCGCGGGTTCGGCGCCGAAAGCCTCGTCCGGCGACGGCCTGCACGCCGATCCGGATGCGCGCGCGCAAACTTCACCCCGCAGCGCCAAGCCCGGCCGCGCCAAGCCCGCGCGCGCACGAAAAGGTCCGAGCCTGCTGCGGCGCGTCCTCGCCGTTGCGCTCAAATGGGGATTCGTTGCCGGGCTGTGGACGGGTGCAGCCGGCGCCTGCGTGCTGGCGTTCTTCTGGTTCACGCTGCCGCCGTTCGAGCGCATCAACGTGTTCGAGCGCCGTCCGAGCCTCGTCTTCGTCGATCCCGCCGGCGAGACGATCGCGACATACGGCGATCTGTTCGGCGGGCTTGTGAAGCTCGAGGAAATGCCGCCCTGGCTGCCGATGGCCGTATTGGCGACCGAGGACAGGCGCTTCTACAGCCATTTCGGCATCGATCCGCAGGGGCTTGCGCGTGCCGCCCTCGCAAATTTCCGCGCAGGCCGTGTGGTGCAGGGCGGGTCGACGATTACCCAGCAACTCGCCAAAAACGTGTTCCTTACGAACGAGCGCAGTGCTGCACGCAAGATCCAGGAAATGCTGCTCGCGTTTGCGATCGAGCGGCGTTTTTCTAAAGAAGAGATTCTGACGGTCTATCTCAACCGTGTTTATTTGGGTGCGGGCACCTACGGTGTGGAGGCGGCAGCCCAGCGCTATTTCGGCAAATCGGCGCGCACTGTGAACGCGCACGAGGCCGCCGTGATCGCAGGGCTGCTCAAAGCGCCCTCGCGCTTGGCGCCGACGGCGAACGTTGCGCGCGCGCGCAATCGTGCGGCCGAAGTACTCGACAACATGGTCGAAGCCGGTTTCCTCACGCCGGCGCAGCGCCTCGCAGCCGGCGAATTGCCGCTGGGTACGATCGCGGTTGCCAACGCGACGGCCTTGCGCAGCGGGCGCTATTTCAGCGATTGGCTTGCCGACAAGGTGCAGGGCTTCGTCGGCACGCAGACGCGCGATCTCGTGGTCGTGACCACGCTCGACAGCCGCCTGCAGCGCGCGGCCGAAACCGCACTCGAAGATATTCTGGCGCGCGAAGGGCCGAAGGTGGAAGTCAGCCAAGGCGCTTTCGTGCTGATGCGTCCCGACGGTGCCGTGCTGGCGATGGTCGGCGGGCGCAGCTACGCGCAGAGCGCGTTCAACCGCGCCGTCGATGCGCGCCGCCAGCCGGGTTCCGCCTTCAAGGCGTTCGTATATCTGGCTGCCGCCGAGCAGGGTTTGCGGGCGGACGCGCGCATCGCCGACACGCCGGTGCAGATCGGAACGTGGCGGCCGCGCAATTTCGACAATCGCGTGTCGGGCGAAATATCGGTACGCGAGGCGTTCGCGCGTTCGGTCAATACCTCAGCCGTGCGCATCGCCCAGCAGGCCGGCATCGACAATGTCGTGCGCACCGCGCGCAGCCTCGGCATTGCGTCGCCCATCCAGCGCAACCTTTCGACCGCGTTGGGCTCGTCCGAAGTCAATCTGCTCGAACTCACCGGCGCCTACGCGGCCTTTGCCAACGGCGGCAACGGCGTGCTGCCCCACGCGATCGCGGAAATCCGCGACACGTCGGGCAACGTGCTCTATCGCCGCCAAGGCTCAGGCCCCGGCCCTGTGATGAGCCGTGCCGCGCTGGCGACGATGAACGATCTCATGCAGGCCGTCGTCGCCTCGGGCACCGGGCGCGCAGCCGCGTTCGACCATCCGGCAGCCGGCAAAACCGGCACGACCAACGACTATCGCGATGCGTGGTTCGTGGGGTTCACGGCCGATTTCGTGGGCGGGGCCTGGTTCGGCAACGACGACGGCGAGGAGATGGAACGCACGACCGGCGGCTCGCTGCCCGCACGCCTGTGGAAGGCGGTGATGGTCGAAGCCCATCGCGGTTTGCCCGCGCGTGCCGTGCCCGGCTCGGTCCTGCCGGACGAAGCGCCGCTGTTGGTGAATGCGGCACCTTCCACGCCGGCACAGTCGGCACCCGCCGCAGGCGAGCAGCCGGGCTGGTTTGCGCGTTTGCTCAACAGTTTTTCGTCCTCGGTGCCGACCTACGACACGGCACCCAATCCGGCGTCGAATTGA